A genomic stretch from Rhodomicrobium vannielii ATCC 17100 includes:
- the pstC gene encoding phosphate ABC transporter permease subunit PstC — MSLSALLFCLLLAAIVAFVTGFWRAKRLSPDNPRAVHSRPGYHGGYLALWTALPAILVLLVWSAVEPRFIQAEVESNLPAQVLEGSEGQIGLAMGVVRSVATGLERLTPAEVAAAKASPKEAQRLFESKGVVIATPPAAAVIASAEELNNIRHLSRLAKTAVAAFLAIFGFIFAFRKLSPNLRARNRVEQVVILALMAASSVAIMTTVGIVLSVLFESIAFFKHVSIIDFLTGTIWDPRFASAGDAGGQGQFGLLPLMWGTLYISIVALVVAVPIGLLAAIYMSEYAHPKVRATVKPALEMLAGIPTIVYGFFAVVTVGPFLNFVGSEIGLVIQPTSVLTAGIVMGIMIIPFVSSLSDDIISAIPNALREGSYGLGATQSETIKRVILPAALPGIVGAILLAASRAIGETMIVVLAAGIAANLTLNPAESVTTITVKIVSQLTGDLEFNTPQTLVAFALGFTLFILTLGLNVYALYIVRKYREQYE; from the coding sequence GTGTCACTTAGCGCATTGCTTTTTTGTCTGCTTCTCGCCGCAATCGTTGCCTTCGTCACAGGCTTCTGGCGAGCCAAGCGGTTATCCCCCGATAATCCCCGCGCGGTTCACTCGCGCCCCGGTTATCATGGCGGCTACCTCGCGCTTTGGACGGCACTCCCCGCCATCCTTGTGTTGCTGGTGTGGTCCGCTGTCGAGCCGCGCTTCATCCAGGCTGAGGTCGAGTCCAATCTGCCCGCGCAAGTGCTTGAAGGCTCGGAAGGGCAGATCGGGCTTGCGATGGGCGTCGTTCGCAGCGTCGCGACCGGTCTGGAACGGCTCACGCCGGCAGAGGTTGCCGCTGCCAAGGCGAGCCCGAAGGAAGCTCAGCGTCTGTTCGAGAGCAAGGGCGTCGTGATCGCCACCCCGCCCGCTGCAGCGGTCATCGCCTCCGCCGAAGAACTGAATAACATTCGCCACTTGAGCCGCCTCGCGAAGACGGCCGTGGCGGCGTTCCTCGCGATCTTCGGCTTCATTTTCGCTTTCCGAAAGCTTTCGCCAAACCTGCGCGCGCGCAATCGCGTGGAGCAGGTCGTCATATTGGCGCTTATGGCCGCGTCTTCGGTCGCCATCATGACGACGGTCGGCATCGTGCTTTCGGTGCTGTTCGAGAGCATCGCGTTCTTCAAGCATGTGTCCATCATCGACTTCCTGACCGGCACGATCTGGGATCCCCGGTTTGCGAGCGCCGGCGATGCGGGCGGCCAGGGGCAGTTCGGCCTTTTGCCGCTGATGTGGGGCACGCTCTATATCTCCATCGTGGCGCTGGTCGTCGCGGTGCCGATCGGCCTGCTCGCCGCCATCTACATGTCTGAATACGCCCACCCGAAAGTGCGCGCGACCGTGAAGCCGGCGCTGGAAATGCTGGCCGGTATCCCGACCATCGTTTACGGCTTCTTCGCGGTGGTGACGGTCGGTCCGTTCCTCAACTTCGTAGGGTCCGAGATTGGGCTCGTGATCCAGCCGACAAGTGTGCTAACGGCGGGCATCGTGATGGGGATCATGATCATTCCCTTCGTGTCATCGTTGTCCGACGACATCATCTCCGCCATCCCGAATGCGTTGCGCGAAGGCTCCTACGGGCTCGGTGCGACGCAGTCGGAAACCATCAAGCGCGTGATCCTGCCTGCCGCTCTGCCCGGCATTGTCGGCGCTATCCTGCTGGCTGCCTCGCGCGCAATCGGCGAAACGATGATCGTGGTTCTCGCTGCGGGCATCGCCGCGAACCTCACACTGAACCCGGCTGAATCCGTGACCACCATTACGGTGAAGATCGTGAGCCAGCTTACGGGCGACCTCGAATTCAACACGCCGCAAACGCTGGTCGCGTTCGCGCTCGGGTTTACGCTGTTCATCCTCACGCTGGGCTTGAACGTCTACGCCCTCTACATCGTACGGAAATACCGGGAGCAATACGAATGA